DNA from Scheffersomyces stipitis CBS 6054 chromosome 1, whole genome shotgun sequence:
gcagttggagcagcagcaactgAACTAAGAATGGCCAAAGCCAAAGTAGTAGTGGTAACGGATAACTTCATTGTACTGTTATGTTAGAAGACTTGTACAAAGACTGGTGTTCTATTGTATGAAACGATTGAAACAAGTAGTTTGATGAATCTACAACTGTAATAAAAACAGGAGGCGGACTAAAAAGTCGAGGTGTTATGGAGGTTGTATCTACCATTATATATTCGAAAAATTTGGAGAGCCATTAACCAATTGTCCAGTTCTCACAACCCAAATAGGAAAATTTTTAgttttttctttctcaaatTGGTGGAGCACCTGGAATGGATTGTCTTCAACCTAGTCAAGCTGCTTCCTAAAGCAGTTATTCGCCCAAGATCGAAGTGCCACTTATACTTGGGAATcggttgcaaaataatTCCTAATTAGGAAGTACTATTGAGATTTTTGATCCTGCATATATTGGTTTTCTTTAAGTTGGTTTGGGACACTTCCTAGATGGGAAGTTTCAGAGAAGAGGGAATGATAAATTGCCCAGTCTACAAAAATGTAGCTCTGCTATAActctcaacttgttgaagaggAAGCTTCAGAAAGATCTAATAATAGTTTGGTAGATCGAGACATTCACTTGCTTGACTACTCCAGCTACAGCATCCTAGTCCTTACACGAAAGAAGTCTACTATAGAGGTGCCTAAAACAACAGTAATTGAGAATTGGAGTAACTCAGAATTGGAGTAACTAAGAATTGGATAGAATCAGATGCTTCACTTACAAGAGGAAACGCTGGAACTCATGCTGAGTAAAAGTTTATTCTCAAGTTTATCCATTCAGTTTTTCCACAATAGTTTCGACTCCGCATACCATTCAACAACCACTCCTGTATTTAGTACCGCTACACTTATTTGCCAGTCTTGGTGATATTTATCAGCTCAGTGTTTGGCTCTTGATCTTGGGGAAGAAACTTTGCGGAGAATTCTCTGTTTATATTTCTGaaattggaaagaaaggCAGCTAAGGGGGCAGTTTTCTAGACAGGTTTTTGGCCGAGATGATACACAATCCATGTGAGAATTGCTTTTAGTGCCATTTTAGTGCCAATTTTCGAGGTTGGAACCAATCTAAATAAAGAAAGTAGGCTCCACTTGTTGCAGCCTGTGGATGCTGCTAAATATATCCATGATTATTGAACCTTTTAGAATTCTCCTAAAGAAATTGGGCCGCTGGATGATTCTAGATTTGGAATACTGGTCAAGAGTAGGGCTGGGGCCGAGATAGCCGACAGTAGAGTATTTACTTCTGTATTCAGCAACCGTTAAATCTGGTACCAAAGGTATTTGAAAGTTTTGAAGAGGATCCTACGACTGTTTGAGGTCTATTGCATTAAGTATCGACAATCCATGGTCGTGGTATACGAGTTAATATTACGGATGGAAAGTCTTTTTTGATAAGCTACAATCCTAGAACAAAATATGATCGATTAGTAAAGTTAGCAACTATTGTCAGATGTCTGAGCCTACAAACTAAATGTGTAAGCTAGCATTGGTAAAGCCCAATATTTGGCATGCTTGATTCTGGGTGCAAACGGGGAGTCGATTTCCTAATTAGGAAATGGTAATTGCTATTACCGACTGAGACATTCTGGGAAAGTGGGCCAAGCGATCTCGATTCAGTGCTTGATCGGTTGAAGATATCGTCTAGTTGTGACATTAGGAGCCGAGACTTCCACGTTCTGGGGCAAATATTCTCCACATTGATAAAAACGTGAAAACCTACcatttctcttcaattcgCAATCGTTACTGtgagaagagaaaactCACTTGAGTTCAAAATTGAGTTCAAAAATATAACATTCTCTGCTGTCTTCTTGCTCACAAATGTGGTTCAATATGTTATGGTAATTAAACAGCAAGACAGACATTTATGGCTTATTGTTTTAGTATACAATGAATAGTTGTCTAAATAGCTAGCCACTTTCAGGCGAGTGGCTCATGCAAATTATTCAGTTATGCTCAGACCTACGATTGACAACCAAAGAATGATTATAACAAATTTATTTATAAAACAAAATACTCATTAGCTCTACATCTATGTCTTCTCGAGTCGACAGACGTCCCTTAGAGGGTTATTCTACTTGAATAAATCTCCAGCTCTCGTTGCCGTTGTCACCGGCAAGAGCTAAGAAGCGACTTTGACACCATTTACGCACAATTATTTTCGCACCCCTGCCGCAGTATTTAGCGGAAGCTTCGGTCGCCGTCAATCACGCCTCGTAATTTTGTCTCAAGCTCGTTTCTCCAGACTTAATCTTCCGTTGATAGAGATATTCGGAAGAGGACTGTACGGAAGACAGAGTAACCGTAGCTCCATCGCAGATCGTCGGAAGGGATAGTTAGGAATGTAGCCCGTAATTCTTAGACAGAGATATTGACATTTTAGAATTCATAGCTTGGGTATTTCTGAAGCTGTAGAGTGCTGTCTTGtatacttcaacaagtatAAGTCTGAGCACAATAGCAGTTTGTGGAACTAGAAATTGTGGAAATTTTTGGTTCAATATCGACTGCAATTCTAACACAATTTTAAGTCAATTGCCTTCGACtgtcaacaacaagagACGACCGTAAGACTCTATAACATTACATATTCTGGATTCTAGAACCAGATCCATTATAAAGACTTCAGAATCCAGTTTCGTATAGTGAACCTTTTTGCACTTTTCAACCTCCGAGACTTTCCATAAtcatttttttcattttcatttacATCTACATCATACCCCTAGGAACGCCATGAAACATGCTTAGTCTATATTTCATACTAGGTACGGCCATAGCGGTCTATGTGGCTTTCCTCTTTCTTGTGAACCGAATCCCCCACTTGAGAGTCAAGCTGCTTGGCTGGCTCTCATTGAAGCATGTCACTCTTGAAGTGAAGTCTACCAATATTTATATTCGCAAAGTACAATTGCgattcaacttctttggcaaGAGAAATAAAGACTCCGCGCTCAAATTGTTCAACATCGAGTTAGTCGACGTGGATGTCaaactgatgaagaaggaagacgaaACAGTGACGAATGAAGAACCGATAGAAAGCTCAGCTCCCAGCCACGGaagtccaagtccaagtccaagtccTGTTCCTCTTCCACGTAAACCACTAGATCTTCCATCATTGCTTTCTTGTCACATTCCGAAGAAGGTGTTCGATATGGTTGTTAATACCAGAATCATAAACCAGTTCAATATCCATATTTTCCGGTGTAGTTACcatgatgaagatatccaCGAACGTCTTTCGGTTTTTGTGGACTATTTGAGACTTGAAAGTAGATTTGATACAGACGCCAGTGCCAAATTCATAGTATCACTGTTCAACGGCTACTTAAATGATGCAGATGCAAAAGACGAGAACCaggtcaagttgttcaGAAACTTTGAATTTTTGATCCATTGCGATACTGCAGCTCATTGTGATTTGGAAGACTCCAGCCACGTTATCTTAGATCTTAGTAATCTCCGGGTTCTGTTATCCATCGGAAGAATGTCTATCCCATTGGACACACTCATTCATCTGATGAAAGAAAGGAACGAGAAATCTGTTGAAGTAAATAAGTCAAAGGGTACGAAAAAGATCGCTTCCTTGACGCTGAATTTGGATCTCATAAATCAGGGTTTAGACTTTTTCCTGAGTCTTGAagtgaagttggaagaaattaGTGTAGaatacaagaagatcaaagtCAATGCTGCAAACTTCGTTACTACAGTCACTAAAGAGCTTGGTGAGGAGAGAATCGAGAAgcttttgaagttggcaaTTTACTTGACTTCTATAAAGCTTTTTCACAAAGAATCTAAGAGTATGGAATTACCTTCTGGTACCTTGAAAGTCACTTCCAATCCTATTGATCTTATAAAAGTTGCTGAATCGTTGGTGAACAACACCTACGATGAAACCAGCTTTGTCAATTTGGATACATCGTTGATGTTGACAAATCCAATCTTTGATATATACCACGATCAGCTGGAATACTTCCTAGGACGTGCAAAAACAAAGAAGCCTGTATCCCCTTCTTCTGATGTCGataacaagaagatgttgaagttgtttcggaagttgaaggaatttTCCAACAGAATCCTAATTGTGGATACTGTCATCAATTTGCatcttccaaatccaaGTCAGGGTTTGTCAGATATATTTAACAGAAAGGCAAAGGGAAACTTGGTGGCAACGTTTTCCTTACAGACATTCTATCACAAATTTTATACTAAGAACTTTAACACGTTGTTGACTAACAAGAGTAAGTCGAAGAGGTTCAGCATTACGTTGCTCTTCAAGGTCAAAAACTTCCAATTCCTAGCAGCAGACAATTCCATCACTTGGTCGAAGGTGAACTTGCTAGCAGTCTACAATGTGCTTGACAACTGTATGTCTTTAAAACTTTCTAGTAAGAATACTAGAATGAAATCTGTGAACGAAGCTGTGTTTCACTTGGTGAGAGAGTTCAGAAATAGACGGATTATTCACTATAATATGAGATACAATGACTTGGCGAGGAATTGTGATGGGGTGGTTCAAATACCTCAATTGGAGGACGACAATACCCAAAAATACATTGATTTGTTTGAAGTGGTGCCAGACTTTATTTCTACAATCAAGGTATCACTTTCCAATGTTCAGGCAGATGTTGTCTGTAAGGATGGATTACCCAGCCATATTATCTATGATGAGTCTATGAGAGAAGACATCGATTTAGGAGAGTTTAAGAGAGGAGTTTCGTTGAAATTGACAGACTTGAACTTCACCTATAAGAAGGCCAAGGAAGATATTGACATGTCCATCAAGTCTTTTCAGATGTTCACTTTAAGTGACCATGCTTCTGAATACATAGCTGATTTTGACGAGGTGACTTACCAAGTGAACGACTCTGACCTTTCTGATTTGTCGAGTCTCAATACTACATCCACTTCCAACGAAGATACAGATGAGGACGATGACTACTCGagaaagatcaagaaggtgtTGGCTATCAGAGACATCACACTTTCAAATAAAGGCAGAGACGCTGACACTAGAGATATCAACCGGCTACACTTACATATTCCTGAAGTGGATGGCCGTATTGATATGTTCTTTGTTTGGTGTAGTATATATGCCAAAACTTTGGTAAAGTACTTTGCTCCTACtgttgaaagaaattgTACCAAGGACGAAATGAAGAGATTGGGAGGTTCTCTGAAACGACTCAAGTTGGATATTACTGTTGACTCTACAGCAATCGTCACCAGATTGCCAACAGATGTTGATATCATGTTCGAGTTAgacaaattgaagttgaaggatgTTTTAATAGATAGATCTGTTGAGCTTACCTATGCCAGACTCTATGTGGTTCATCCGTCGACGAAGTTATGGGCCAGGTTGCTTGTCATCAAGGAGCCCTGTGTCAACATTGACATCTCTAAAGGTGTACATGAGCCTAAGTTCGAAGTATCAGCTAGTGCTGTCAGATTGAATATTCCTCACCAGTTCTTGTTTTACACAGTTATTGATAACATCTTGACATTTGCCAAGGCAATCAAGCAATTGGAccacaatttcaagaatatgAGCATAGGTCTCGATAAATTCGACAGAATTATGCCAGAAGAGAAGCTGGCTCTCAAATTCCCTCACGTTAATATCAAGACTCGTATTTTTGGTTTGACGATCGAAAACGATCCGTTTGAGAATGAATTAGCCTACATATACGAGCTTGGTGTTATTGaacaaaaggaaagaatgaagaagttgaagttgttcgAGAAAAGAGCAGAGGAATTGAGAAGTGTTGCCGTTCCAGATCTTGAGGAGCAGATTGAAGTATCAGATGCTCAACCATTTCAGAAACCAAAGCTTTCTGTCAATACCTCAGTTCCAAAATTTGCCAGTCCATTGAGTCGTTTTTTCTGTGAATCGTGCCATAAGTCTCATGCTCATGGTCTTCATGCAGACGAGTCTCCTCAAAATAGTCACCATAGTCATACCCATGTTCATGGTATTCACTCAACGAAGTTCTTTAAGAAGAGGCAACCGACGTCTGAAGATATCGGAATCGAAGAGGAAGTCACGCTTATAAGTTCGACCAGAAGTGAAACTGAAGCTAAAATCCAATTGGCCAGAGAGAATTTGGAAAAGGGCTTCGCAACTTCATGGATTCAAAAGTTCAGATTATTCAAGGAAGTCAAGAATCGTGGCTGGCACCAAAAGTGTGCCAGAGCATGGGGAGACGATGTGATTTGTGAGACTATCATAGATAAGTTTGATATCTTGAACTACCATTCTGGGCCACATCTATTCGGAGGAGTATTCAGACAATTGGACTTTACGTTGGAAGCAGCGAAGATTGCAGATGTAGATCAGTTCTTGTACGAATTTGGTAAGAAGCAACCGAAATTGGAATACtctattcttgttccaCTATTCTTCCGAATCAAGAGTAAGTCTTTGTATGTCTTCTTGCGGGACTATCCCCTTCCTCTTATTTCGTTCCCTGAAAACCATGATCAGACTCATAACACAGTCAACCTCTATGGTAACTTGGTGATTAACGAGAAGTTGGTACAtcgagaagaagaaatgagatTCGTGTTCGTTCCATTTTCGCCATCAACTCGTCCCAACCAAAATAGTGATAACTTCTATTCTGTTTTCATTCCCAGAACTCTTACCCCAGTGAAGTTCGTTTTTGACCTTAATTGTGACTTGGATGCAGACAGAGCATGTATGCTTTCATGGTGTAAGTCGTATCTGCCGGCAATGGGAGCTGCTTCTGCGGCATTCGACAACTTCACCAAACCAAAAATCGATGATAGTCCTATTGGTTGGTGGGATAAGGTCGCGTTATTGGTTCACGGCAGGTTCCGGTTCAATATCGCCAACGAGTTGTGTCTTCACATGAAGAGTTCGTCGAATCCATACGAACTTCAAGGTAAAGCAGCTGGTTTTGTTTTCTGTTGGAAGAACAACGTTAGCTTGAGAATTAACGATACAGAAGATAGTAAGGAGTTGATCGTCTTAGAAAGTGATGACTTCTTGCTTGCAATTCCAAACTACTCCTaccaagagaagaagtcgtGGAGTTTGTTTTAtgatgaagtagaagagtATATTCCGGATATCGATTCTGAATCTAAGAAGTTCAGCAAGAGAGTTATGAAACTTTCTTCGGCTGAGAAGGTCAGATGGGTTCTTGGAATGCTTTACGAGAGAAACAAGATTGCTAGCAATACTTTTTCAGACCACCAAGAGAGAGTATCTACCTTTAAGCCACATTACGATGTTGTAGTCACAAATCCAGCTTTTGACTGGCATCCAGATTCTTATGATGGTTATAGGTCTGATTATATCCATATGGCTATCTCTGTCATTTCGAAGTCTTCTGCTGGAAATTGCTACAATGCAGCTTATTTGTCTCCTTTAACTTTCCAttattttttcacttgGTGGAGTATGTTGAAAGATGGTATTTCATTACCCGTTAGGCAGGGACCTTTGTTCAAGACACAACTGATAGACCCTTCTCATGTGAAGATGGGATCGCATCTCTTCACTATCAAGTACCAGTTGGTGTTCAATCCGTTGACGATTTCACATACCTATATGCATGCTTCTTCGGACGAAAGTCACTCTAACAAGATTGCCTTCACCGGGCTTAAGGCTAAGTTTGCTGCTTGCTCGATAGATTTACATCAACGTAAGGAGTATGTGACATATGTTaatgagaagttgaacatcCACAACAAAGTTCAACACTTGAAAATGAACCAAGCTGAGATTCAAGCTGAAGAAGCGGATGTGAGATTCTTAACAGCTATATTCAAAGATACTTCGATAATGGGACAGTTGGAGTCGTATCTTGACAAGAAATCTGTCCTGATTGAAAGTCCTACTACCAACTCCAGTAAATTCAACGAGGCAACTTCAACATTTAAAGGCTGGATTGATAATGTTGATGTCTTTGACAACGACTTTTCGTGGGTTGATCCTGATgattttgtagaattggaAGTCAGGGAACCTCTTTCCCCTTATCCCAAGATCAAAATTATGCCGTTTTGCTTTACACCGAAGTTCTCTTATGTTAGAGAATTCAGTTTGCAAAAAGATGGTGGCGATTATCCTtttggaaatgaagaatctcATGATTGTCTTATGGGTATTGAAAAGCCTGAAGAGACTCAAGGTAAGTTGCTACGAGAGAGAAGCATATTACTCAGGAAAGAGATGaaagagaatgaagagtTGCTTAAGAAGTTACAGAATCAGAATGGACTGGAATTTGCAAAGGATGCCAAACGAATCGAGCTTGATTTGCAGGttcaaaaggaaaagttggaCGTTGTGGAAGCAGTTTATGAACGTTTTACGAATAAATCTCTTCTGAGATCATCTTCAATCGGAGAACAAGAATTACAAAAAGTTCATTCTAGGGCCTTGTCAGTATATTCCAGTCATACTGTTGATGAAATGAGAGATGCCTACATGATGAATCAGTCTGTCAGTGAATTTCACAATCGTTTCATTGTCCACaacttgcaattgaaaTGGGACAATGGATTAAGAGACTCGTTTATGGAGTATATCCAGAGAGTTAGTGACAGAAAGAGTCTTGTATACTTCATGAGTAAGAAGGCTGTAGACTTAGTCTCGTCTGTTATCAATGAGCAGTGGGACCAGGAGGACTATGTTGATATTCAAGAGacaatgttcaacaaggaattCAAGAGGGGAGAGGATGTTATCAACGGATTCAACGACGAGATTGACGAAGTGAATAACGACGCCCATGAAGCAGAACACAAATATTTGATCAAGCTTATCCACCCACAGATTCAATTAATTAGTGAAAAGAATATCGACTCCTGTGTTTTGATTACGTCTACTGATTTGGAAATGAGAATCATTGGAGTTAACTTGAAGGGTCTGAATTTAATAATTGGCGAAAGCAGTGAAGTTGCCAGTTTAGTAGAAACAAGATATGGAGTCCTTTTCAACGACTCTCACATGTTTGTATTTACCCGTGAAGACAGTATGGTGACACATCCACCTACCACCTATGGGGCTGAGCCAGATTCTACCAGTATTAATTGGCCCCCATGGTTGGAATGTGAGGTTTGCTATGATAGTTCTTGGGCAAGAAATCAACTCATAGCTGAGCGAAATTCGATGGCATGcattttcaagaagctcaaCCCTTTATTCTCTGAACGGCAGGATGTCACCCAGAGCAACGAGATGATTGTCCAGTTGGCAAAAATTGTCGTAAATGCAAACTCTGAACAGTACTCTGCTCTTTACTATGTTGTCACTGACTTGTTAGTTCACAGCAAACCCAAGCAGGACAACAAGCTGAGTCGTTTAGATAAGATAGTAGAGTTGTCTGACAATTCTGATTTCCAGGGTCTTGATCTCAGAGTAAaagaattgcaagaaaGTATTCGAGAGTATGCAAAAATTGTGTTGAAGTTTGACGAGAAGGGTTCACTTTGGGGAACTACTCAAAGGGAGCAGATTAAGTtgcttgaacttgaattAGAAAAACACAAGTTTGAACTCACAGTTCTTATGAAGGGTTTAAGAATGAGATCTACAAAGTCGAAATCGCACAAACAGCATTCGAAGCATTGGAACATATTGGCTGACCAGGTTATTTGGCATTTCTTGGACGACAATAGGGAGCCATTCGTGGACATTGCTTTGGCCAGCTCCAGATTTGCCAGGATTGACTCGTTTGATGGATCTAACAAAAACAAGCTTGAGATCACTATGATTCAAGGTTTCAATTTGCAA
Protein-coding regions in this window:
- a CDS encoding mitochondrial protein (conserved hypothetical protein) codes for the protein MLSLYFILGTAIAVYVAFLFLVNRIPHLRVKSLGWLSLKHVTLEVKSTNIYIRKVQLRFNFFGKRNKDSALKLFNIELVDVDVKSMKKEDETPRKSNPVPLPRKPLDLPSLLSCHIPKKVFDMVVNTRIINQFNIHIFRCSYHDEDIHERLSVFVDYLRLESRFDTDASAKFIVSSFNGYLNDADAKDENQVKLFRNFEFLIHCDTAAHCDLEDSSHVILDLSNLRVSLSIGRMSIPLDTLIHSMKERNEKSVEVNKSKGTKKIASLTSNLDLINQGLDFFSSLEVKLEEISVEYKKIKVNAANFVTTVTKELGEERIEKLLKLAIYLTSIKLFHKESKSMELPSGTLKVTSNPIDLIKVAESLVNNTYDETSFVNLDTSLMLTNPIFDIYHDQSEYFLGRAKTKKPVSPSSDVDNKKMLKLFRKLKEFSNRILIVDTVINLHLPNPSQGLSDIFNRKAKGNLVATFSLQTFYHKFYTKNFNTLLTNKSKSKRFSITLLFKVKNFQFLAADNSITWSKVNLLAVYNVLDNCMSLKLSSKNTRMKSVNEAVFHLVREFRNRRIIHYNMRYNDLARNCDGVVQIPQLEDDNTQKYIDLFEVVPDFISTIKVSLSNVQADVVCKDGLPSHIIYDESMREDIDLGEFKRGVSLKLTDLNFTYKKAKEDIDMSIKSFQMFTLSDHASEYIADFDEVTYQVNDSDLSDLSSLNTTSTSNEDTDEDDDYSRKIKKVLAIRDITLSNKGRDADTRDINRLHLHIPEVDGRIDMFFVWCSIYAKTLVKYFAPTVERNCTKDEMKRLGGSSKRLKLDITVDSTAIVTRLPTDVDIMFELDKLKLKDVLIDRSVELTYARLYVVHPSTKLWARLLVIKEPCVNIDISKGVHEPKFEVSASAVRLNIPHQFLFYTVIDNILTFAKAIKQLDHNFKNMSIGLDKFDRIMPEEKSALKFPHVNIKTRIFGLTIENDPFENELAYIYELGVIEQKERMKKLKLFEKRAEELRSVAVPDLEEQIEVSDAQPFQKPKLSVNTSVPKFASPLSRFFCESCHNHHSHTHVHGIHSTKFFKKRQPTSEDIGIEEEVTLISSTRSETEAKIQLARENLEKGFATSWIQKFRLFKEVKNRGWHQKCARAWGDDVICETIIDKFDILNYHSGPHLFGGVFRQLDFTLEAAKIADVDQFLYEFGKKQPKLEYSILVPLFFRIKSKSLYVFLRDYPLPLISFPENHDQTHNTVNLYGNLVINEKLVHREEEMRFVFVPFSPSTRPNQNSDNFYSVFIPRTLTPVKFVFDLNCDLDADRACMLSWCKSYSPAMGAASAAFDNFTKPKIDDSPIGWWDKVALLVHGRFRFNIANELCLHMKSSSNPYELQGKAAGFVFCWKNNVSLRINDTEDSKELIVLESDDFLLAIPNYSYQEKKSWSLFYDEVEEYIPDIDSESKKFSKRVMKLSSAEKVRWVLGMLYERNKIASNTFSDHQERVSTFKPHYDVVVTNPAFDWHPDSYDGYRSDYIHMAISVISKSSAGNCYNAAYLSPLTFHYFFTWWSMLKDGISLPVRQGPLFKTQSIDPSHVKMGSHLFTIKYQLVFNPLTISHTYMHASSDESHSNKIAFTGLKAKFAACSIDLHQRKEYVTYVNEKLNIHNKVQHLKMNQAEIQAEEADVRFLTAIFKDTSIMGQLESYLDKKSVSIESPTTNSSKFNEATSTFKGWIDNVDVFDNDFSWVDPDDFVELEVREPLSPYPKIKIMPFCFTPKFSYVREFSLQKDGGDYPFGNEESHDCLMGIEKPEETQGKLLRERSILLRKEMKENEELLKKLQNQNGSEFAKDAKRIELDLQVQKEKLDVVEAVYERFTNKSLSRSSSIGEQELQKVHSRALSVYSSHTVDEMRDAYMMNQSVSEFHNRFIVHNLQLKWDNGLRDSFMEYIQRVSDRKSLVYFMSKKAVDLVSSVINEQWDQEDYVDIQETMFNKEFKRGEDVINGFNDEIDEVNNDAHEAEHKYLIKLIHPQIQLISEKNIDSCVLITSTDLEMRIIGVNLKGSNLIIGESSEVASLVETRYGVLFNDSHMFVFTREDSMVTHPPTTYGAEPDSTSINWPPWLECEVCYDSSWARNQLIAERNSMACIFKKLNPLFSERQDVTQSNEMIVQLAKIVVNANSEQYSALYYVVTDLLVHSKPKQDNKSSRLDKIVELSDNSDFQGLDLRVKELQESIREYAKIVLKFDEKGSLWGTTQREQIKLLELELEKHKFELTVLMKGLRMRSTKSKSHKQHSKHWNILADQVIWHFLDDNREPFVDIALASSRFARIDSFDGSNKNKLEITMIQGFNLQQNAVYPELLRPFLEGKDMDARENQGHHTTCSKQEPIISMDWKMLEPVGGIPIMRHAKLAVQPLKVALDYDTAKKIFSYLFPNDDDILTGDNDDNDEDGDEEDIADTASATVNPLKNFINKHRTSSRFGSSSDLVNDSDSQRNSLFNMRDSESSSKRSSFDDLSLSSETKDKPRNSHKCRIRKQKNGQDEDEIAVIIGRSMKYISFVDIEVTKFKLFVSFKPPKHLNILDVHELLLNIPTLSYKNKVWSGEDFILRLRKDIIKIILNHTGKILGNKFKQRKRKTVAEPLKQISDYASFMTIKDLQ